CTGTCCCTGCCGCGGCGATCTGATTTCCGCCGATTCCAAAGACAGAACATTCAGGATAAGCATCTTTTAACGCCCGAATAATCCGTGAGCCGGGTTCATCGGCGGAATGATCCCCTGCGATGATACAAAAAGACCGGATGTCTTTCAGGGCTTTGGTGTTTTTAGTCATATTTATTGGATGGAAGCGTATTTTTTATGATGGGCCATCACGGCATTTTGAATGTCAATAGCCAGTTTGAGAGCCTGATAGCCATCCATCCCACTTACAACCGGTAGGGTGCCTTCAGCACAGGTCCGGGCAAATTCACGGAGTTCCGTTTGAAGGGCATTTTCTTGATGGGCGGTCAGTTTGTGATACCGAAAGCCTTTTTCAAAATCTTTGGGAATATTCACCATAATCCGTTCACTGTCTTTGGCATTTGCTTCCGAGTTATCCTCAAGCTGATACAAATCGGCACTTTGGTTCATGAAATCGACAGAGGCATATCCGCTGGGCTGAAAAAACCGCATTTTTCGCATCTTTTTAGGGGATATCCGGCTCGAGGTAAGGTTGGCAACGGTACCGTTTTCAAATTCTACCCGGGCGTTGACAATATCGGTCCGGGGGGATAATACAGGCGATCCGGAAGCACGTATTTCTGAAACGGGACTCCGTACAACATGAAGGAGGATGTCAATGTCATGGATCAGCAATTCCATCACAACCGGTACATCTGTTCCCCTGGAGGGATTGAACTGTCCCAGACGGTGAGATTCAATAAAGACCGGTTTCAAAGGAAAAGATTTCAATACTTTTTTGAAGATGGGATTAAAGCGTTCAATGAATCCAACAGTTAAAAAGGGTCCCTTGTCCGGATCGGTGAGAGAAAGAAGTTCTTCAGCCTGAGCCAGGGTTTCGGTAAATGGCTTTTCCACAAAGGCATGTTTACCGGCCACAAGGGCTTTTTTGGCGATGTCGTAATGTGAGATGGTAGGAACTACAATATCTGCCAGATCGCATTTTTCAATGAGTTCATCGTGGGAGCAGGAGGGAATATGATACTTTTCGGGTATTTCTTTTTGTTTTTGGGGATCGATATCACAAAAGCCAACGACTGTCACTTCAGGAATCGCCAGCCAGTTTTCCAGGTGATAGGTCCCGAATTTCCCGACGCCAAAAAGGCCTATACGAATTTTTTGCTTTGGTATCACGACCGGAATTTATGATAAAGGCGGCTTAAAACAAATTTGAAAAGCGTTGATTCAGGGAAGGCGGTTTATGGCGGATTTCAGATGATCTGCCTGATGACTTTGAAAGGGAACGAATTTTTCTACAAAGGTCCCATCCGGTTGATAGATCACGATCCCCGGTCCGGATGTCAGGGTGCCGGGGACACTCTCAAGAAGGCTGGCACACACATTAAAGACATCCATATAGAGGGGTGCAGAAAGTTTGTGGGATTGTTTGAATGTTTTCAAAATCTCGACATCCTGATTCACGGCAACATAGAAAAATTTACGTTTTGCTGTCTTGGTCTCTTTGATCAGACGATTAAGATCATCAAACCAGGATTCAAGCGTGGGGTCATCAGTCCTGAAAAAAACAAGCACTGTTCCATAGCGGGAGGCATCTGGACGGAGAAGGCGGGGCTCTCCGACATAATCCCGGAGATGTACATTTTTATGATCCAGGGTTCTGATGACAACATCCGGAACCTGGGCAAAGGCCGAAGTGATGAGCAAAAGCAGGAGAAATGTTGTGATCTTTTTATGCATTGTTTATCATCGTTATGATCAAATTTACAATTACACATCCGGGAGTTCAAATAGTTTCATTTTTCTGTTTTTGGCGGCTCCGGAAATAGGCATACACCGGAGCGCCTGTGAGAATAAGGCCAGCTGCCGCCAAAATTCCGCTGATGGGATAGGCCATAAAGGTCCCATATAATAGAAGCAGTTGAAAAAGAACAGATAATCCTGCCATGATTTGCCACGCCGGTGCGTGATAAGAAGGAAGGTAATCCTCCTTTTTTTTCAGCCAGAAAATGGAAGCATAGACGAGGAGGTTTTGGAGGATGTAAGAAAGGGTGAAATAACCCAGCAAATTACCAATGCCGCCTGGTGTAAAGATAAGGAGGATGGCCATGAAAGACTGGAGGAGAATAGACGTGTAAGGGGTACCGAAGCGTGGGTGAAGTTTACCAAAAATGCTGAAAAAGAGTTTATCTTTGGCCATTGCATATTGAATTCTTGGCTGTACCATGATGCAGGCATTCGTTGCTCCCACCATGGATATAAAAGCGGCGATGGCCAGGAAACCTCCGGCAAAAGTAGCAAAAAAGGGTAGATATCTGAAGGGATTGGCAAAACCACCTGAAATGGCAATGAGTACCTCATGGGGGACGATGGCCCCGGTGGCAAAGGCAACAGCTGTATATGTGAGCGTTACAAAAATGGTGCTCCCCAGCAAGGCTTTGGGAAGAGTTTCCCTGGGATTTTTAATTTCACCGGCCATATAGAGGATATTCGGAAAACCGGCATAACTCCAGATTGTTGCCGAAACACCAGCGGCGATAAGCGCAAACCAACCAATAGGTTGATCTGTGGTAAATCCCTCAGGAATGAAAAAAAGTGTATCTGAATTTAAAAATCCCAGTCCGATGCAAGACAGCAGTATGAGGGGTGAGATTTTGAGGATTGTCAAAACCACCTGAAGCCGGCCACCCTGGCGGACACTTTTTATATGAACTCCAGTGAGTACCAGGATGATCAGAATAGCAAAAAACCGTGTCCATATAGAATCGGTAAGGACAGGGAAAAAGATATCCAGTGCTGCAACAGAAGCCATGGCAAGAATGGTAATGGAAGGGGTGTCACTGGTCCAGAAAACAGTCCATACATACAAAAAAGCGAGAAAGGGGCTTCCCGCTTTTTGAAGGTATAAATACCCAAATCCCTGTTTCGGATAGGCAGTGCCCATTTCACTAAGGATAAAAATCTGGGGAAGCCAGATGAGTCCGCCGATAAACCAGGCCAGAACCGCCAACAGAGGACTTCCTGTAGCCCGTTGAACAATGGGAAGGTTGATGAAAACACCTGACCCAATGACGGTCCCGATGATGATGCCTAATACATGACTCATGCTGAGTTCCCGCCGAATCTGTGTCATACATCCTCCTGAAGGAAGGGATTATTCTGGATTAGTAAGAATTTCTATCAGATAAATCATAATTACAATACATGATTTATTTTCACAGTGAACTCTTTTCTCCCCTTTTTTATGCATCGAATAGTCTGAGCAGTGTAAATTTAGTTATGATCAGGACCAAGAGTGAGCGAAGCTGGATAGAAATTTCCCTGGATCATTTCGTCCATAATCTCCGTGAACTTCAGCGTTTTATGCCTGAAAAAGCTTCATTTATGCAGATTGTCAAGGCTGATGCTTATGGACATGGTGCCGTGGAAATCGCCCGGGAGGCCATCCAACAGGGAGCCGCGATGCTGGGTGTGGCCAACGCAGATGAGGGAAAACTTCTCAGGCTTCAGGGAATACAGGTTCCAATCCTCATTTTATCTCCCTCTTTGATGGAAGAAATCCCCATTATCCTGAAATATGATTTAACGCCTACGATTGGAAATTTGCCATTTGGCCAGATACTGGGACGTGTAGCCCGGGAAAAAGGGAAAATTCTCCCCTTTCATGTGAATGTGGATACGGGAATGGGGCG
This window of the Candidatus Neomarinimicrobiota bacterium genome carries:
- the frlA gene encoding fructoselysine/psicoselysine transporter, translated to MTQIRRELSMSHVLGIIIGTVIGSGVFINLPIVQRATGSPLLAVLAWFIGGLIWLPQIFILSEMGTAYPKQGFGYLYLQKAGSPFLAFLYVWTVFWTSDTPSITILAMASVAALDIFFPVLTDSIWTRFFAILIILVLTGVHIKSVRQGGRLQVVLTILKISPLILLSCIGLGFLNSDTLFFIPEGFTTDQPIGWFALIAAGVSATIWSYAGFPNILYMAGEIKNPRETLPKALLGSTIFVTLTYTAVAFATGAIVPHEVLIAISGGFANPFRYLPFFATFAGGFLAIAAFISMVGATNACIMVQPRIQYAMAKDKLFFSIFGKLHPRFGTPYTSILLQSFMAILLIFTPGGIGNLLGYFTLSYILQNLLVYASIFWLKKKEDYLPSYHAPAWQIMAGLSVLFQLLLLYGTFMAYPISGILAAAGLILTGAPVYAYFRSRQKQKNETI
- a CDS encoding Gfo/Idh/MocA family oxidoreductase, translated to MIPKQKIRIGLFGVGKFGTYHLENWLAIPEVTVVGFCDIDPQKQKEIPEKYHIPSCSHDELIEKCDLADIVVPTISHYDIAKKALVAGKHAFVEKPFTETLAQAEELLSLTDPDKGPFLTVGFIERFNPIFKKVLKSFPLKPVFIESHRLGQFNPSRGTDVPVVMELLIHDIDILLHVVRSPVSEIRASGSPVLSPRTDIVNARVEFENGTVANLTSSRISPKKMRKMRFFQPSGYASVDFMNQSADLYQLEDNSEANAKDSERIMVNIPKDFEKGFRYHKLTAHQENALQTELREFARTCAEGTLPVVSGMDGYQALKLAIDIQNAVMAHHKKYASIQ